Within the Maledivibacter sp. genome, the region TAATAAGGACATAAAAAATATATATTGGATTTCTAAAGAAAATCTCTTGGTAATCTATAAAGACAAACTAGAGGTAATGGAGATTGATTAGTTAAGATACTTATTTTTTCATGGGCCTTATAAAAGCGAATATCCATAGATTAGGGGGACAAACCAATGAATTGGATGGATATAAGTGTAATTATAATCATTGTCATTAGTGGACTAAGGGGATTAAGTATTGGTCTTGTATTATCTTTTTTTAATATAGCTAGTTATATAGTAGCGGGTATTATTGCAAAGCTGTATTACTCCTTTGTGTCTGTACTTATAATAGAAAATACTAATTGGTTTTATAGGATACAGCAATTCATAATCAAAAATATGAAATTTTTAGCAAAGGACAGTCTGCAAAATCAAGGTGCCACCAAGGAGAATATCTTTGAAATGATGAACCTGCCAAAGATATTTGAAAAATTATTTATGAAAAGTGATGCCTTTGCACAGTACAGTGAAGGATCGTTATATAATATCAATATCTATATATCAGAGCTTATAGCTAAGGTGATCATAGATTTATTGAGTATAATAATAATTTTTATAATAGCTAGAATTGCATTAAATATATTAAGCACTGTGTTAAATGGAATAGCGTCACTACCAATTATCAAGCAGTTTAATAGATTGGGGGGACTTATATTTGGATTTATAAAAGGAGTGTTGATTGTTTTTATTCTTGCAGCCATAATGATTCCCATTGTCTCAATTTCTCCAAGTTGTTTTTTGGCCAATGCTTTGGAAAACTCAATCATAGCTAAATCCTATTATGATCACAATGTCCTTTTATACATGGTTAAAAGTATTGTAACCTATGGTGGAAGTCAAATGGTGAATAGCTTTTAGGTTTTAGTTTGTATAAAAAAATTTTATGCAAAGGTGTTAGATATAAATAAATATTATAATAATAATTTTAAAAAACGATTATGTGATACTGGATTTAAGTATTATAATAATCATATGAACACAAAATAAGGAGGATAATACTATGAAATTTGAAGTAGATGCAAGGGGGATGCAGTGCCCTAAACCAGTTATAGAAACAAAAAAAGCAATGGAAAAAGTAAATGAAGGTACTATAATTACTATAGTTGATAATGAAATAGCAAAGGAAAATGTATCTAAGTTAGCTAAAAGCCTAAGCTATGATGTAAATGTACAGGAAGTAGATGGAGAATATCATGTAAATATTTATAAAGGGATTTTGGAAAATGACTTTATTCCAAAGGATATGAGTTCAACTAGAGATTTGGCAATATTAATAGGTAAAGATACTATGGGCGAGGGATCAGAGGAGCTTGGGAATGTCCTTATGAAGGGGTATTTTTATACACTAACTGAAGCTAAACCATATCCTAAGTCAATACTATTTATAAATAGTGCAGTTAAGCTTACTACAGAGGGATCAGAAGTGATAGATCATATAAGAAAGCTTGAAGGAGAAGGTGTAGAAATTCTTTCATGTGGTACATGTTTGGATTATTTTAACCTAAAGGATAAACTAGTAGTAGGTGGAGTTTCTAATATGTACACCATAGTAGAAAAGATGAATGATGCAAAAAATACTATTAGAATTTAGAAGGAGTAATTAGATTGGAAAAAGAATTTTATGTCATAGCTTTTGAATCTACCCATTATGCGATTATGGTTGAAAAGAAATTAAAGGATAACTATAATATTCAAACTATACCCACGCCCCGTGAAATCACTGCAAGCTGTGGATTATCAATAAAGTTTCAAGGGGAAAGCTTAGATGGAATTATAGAAGAACTAATTAGCCAAGAGATTAATAGGGATATGTTGAATATATACAGAATAGAAAGAACTGCTAACCATAAAAAAGCTGAAAAAATAAATTGGGGGTAATAGATTTTGGATACAAAAGTAAAACAAGTGTTTTCGACCCTAACTACAAAATTTAGTGAAAGTTTAAAAGCCTTTACGGATCCAGAGAAGCTATCGAATATATTAAGTGACATAATCATAATAATAGTCATATTGGTAGGTACTAAGATAGCTATTAAAATTATTAAAGCATTGATTGATAAATTTTTTGCTGAAAAGGACAAATTTAAGCTAAGGCTTGAGGAAAATAGGGTCAACACCTTAAAAAGTATATTAAAAAGCTTAGTGACATATATTATTTACTTTGTTTCATATGCTTCTATATTTGAGATTATGGGCATCCCTATTAAGGCACTGATAACTGCGGCTGGAATAGGAGGACTTGCTATAGGCTTTGGTGCCCAAAACCTTGTTAAGGATATTATTACAGGCTTCTTTATATTATTTGAAGACCAATTTGGAGTAGGGGATTATATTGAAGTAGATGGGAAAACCGGTGTTGTAGAAGAGATGGCACTGAGGATAACAAAAATAAGAGATTTTAGTGGAGATCTTCATATAATTCCTAACGGTGCTATTAATAAGGTCACTAACAGATGCAGGGGTAATATGAGGGCAAAGGTAGATATGAGTATAGCCTATGAAGAAAATATCGAAAGGGCTATAGAGGTTTTAAATAAAGCTAGTAAGCAGATAAAGTCAGAGAGTGATGATATCATCGAGGGGCCTATAGTTCTAGGAGTTACAGAATTTGGAGAGTCCGATGTTGTTATAACAATAATATCTAAAGTGAAACCAATGTCCCAATGGGCAGTTGAAAGGCTTATGAGAAAGAGATTTAAGGAAGCCTTTGATATGGAAGCTATAGAGATACCTTATCCAAAGAGAGTGATTTATAATCAGGCTATGGATACTTAGAACTTATAATTATAAATGTATCCATCTGATGGTGCATTTGACCTTAGGAGGTTTATATTCTATGCCAATGGATTTAAAAGTAGGGGATATAGTTGAGACCAGAAAACAACATCCCTGTGGCAATAATAGATTTGAAATAATGAGAACGGGAATGGATTTTAGAGTTAGGTGTTTAAAGTGTAATAAACAGATTTGGATAGCTAGGGCCAAGCTTGAAAAAAGAATAAAAAAAGTGGAAAAAGAGAATGAATAAGGTATGTAAAAAAATAAACAAGTCAGATTACGAAGTGATTTTGATTGTTTTCTAAATACTCAATTGCGAGGATATTCATTGTAGGTAAGGAATTGAGTAACGAAGAAAAAAATCAAAAGCACGAGTAAGACGACTAGTTTATTTTTTGAATCTGCCTAAAGTATAATAAAATTTACAATCTTCAAGGAGTCATAAATACCATTTCAAAAAAATTCAATATTTACAAAAAAATGAAAATTATCTGCAAACCCTATATGAAAAATGCTATAATATAATTAGTGGGTCAACCCTTTTCCCGATATTCAATAGATTTTGGAGGTGCTTTTTATAATGGCAATAAAGTATTCTGATCGTATGGAGGGTATTAAGGCTTCGGAAATCCGTGAGCTATTGAAGCTTACTGTTAGACCAGAGGTTATATCCTTTGCAGGTGGATTACCGGCACCAGAAGTATTTCCTGTTGAAGAAATGAAGAAGGTGTCCTTAAAGGTTCTAGAAGAAAGTGGACAGCAAGCACTTCAGTATAGTCCTACAGAGGGATTCCCTCCTTTAAGAGAAAAGATTGCTAAAAGAATGGAGCAGGTTGGTGTTTTTACAGCCCCAGATAATATTCTGATTACAAATGGTTCCCAACAAGGACTTGATTTCAGTGGTAAAATATTTTTAAATCCCGATGATATTGTTATTGTTGAGAGTCCAAGCTATTTAGGAGCAATAAACGCTTTTAAAGCATATCAATGTAAATTCCTTGAAATACCAACAGATGATGATGGAATGATCATAGAAGAGTTAGAAAAGGCCCTTAAGGCCAATGAGAATATCAAGATGATTTATGTAATTCCAGATTTCCAAAATCCATCGGGAAGAACATGGTCATTAGATAGACGTAAGAGACTTATAGAGATAGCAAATAAATATGATTTACCTGTTGTGGAAGACAATCCATATGGAGAATTAAGATTTGAGGGTAAAAGATTGCCTTCAATCAAGTCTCTGGATACAGAGGGTAGAGTAATATTCCTTGGTACATTTTCTAAAACATTTTGTCCTGGACTTAGGATAGGTTGGGTATGTGCCAGTGATGAAGTACTAAATAAGTATATCCTAGTTAAGCAAGGTGCAGACCTTCAAAGTAACTCTATGTCACAAAGAGAACTGGATGCTTTCCTGGAGGTGTATGATTTAGACGAGCATATAGAAAAAATCAAGAAGTTATATAAGGGTCGTCGTGATCTTATGCTCAAAACAATGAAAGAGCATTTTCCAGAGGAAGTAAAATATACTCATCCAGAGGGTGGATTATTTACTTGGGCTGTATTACCTGAGCATATAAATACAAGGGAACTTATGCAAAAGGCCCTTAAAAGAAACGTCGCATTTGTGCCAGGAGGCTCCTTCTTTCCCAATGGGGGTAATGAGAACACAATGCGTATCAATTACTCTAATATGCCTGAGGAGAGAATCGTTGAAGGTATTATAATATTAGGGGAAGTTATTAAAGAAGCCTTAAGTATAAAATAAAGCAATTAAAAGCTGTACCCTTTGGTGCAGCTTTTTGGTAATTTTCAACAAAAATATATAATTATATTTTTGTTGTTGAATAAATTGTAATCTAATGATATAATCTAAAGTTGTGAATATAAAACATATTCTCTCTGCTCTGCTTGAGTAGGGCCACAAAGACCATAGGGAGGTGTAAAAGATGAGAAAGTATGAAGCGATGTTCATATTAAGACCAGATCTTGAAGAAGAAAAGAGAAATGAGTTAATCGAAAAATTTAAAACAATCATTTCAAATGATGGTGAAGTTGAAGAGTTTAACGAGTGGGGCTTAAAAAAGTTAGCCTATGAGATTAACAAGCTTAAAGAGGGCTATTATGTACTAGCTAATTTCAAAGCAAATACAGATTTGCCTAAGGAATTAGAAAGAAATTTCAGAATTTCAGACGATGTTATCAGATATATGGTTATCAATTTAGAGGCGAAATAAAAAGTGTAAAAACAATAAGGTGGGGATTAAATGAATAGTGTAGTTTTAATTGGAAGACTTACCAGAGATCCTGAGCTTCGCTTTACAGCAGGTAGCGGTAAAGCAGTTGCCACCTTTTCTATTGCAGTGGATAGACCATTTTCTAAGAATAATGAAGCAGATTTTTTCAGAATAGTTGTTTGGGGAAAAACAGGTGAAAACTGTGCCAATTATTTAGCAAAAGGCAGATTGGTTGGTGTACAGGGTAGACTTCAAAATAATAATTATCAGACTAATACAGGCGAAAAAAGATATTCAACTGAAGTTGTTGCAGATAGAGTAGAATTTCTAGAATGGGGAAATAAAAGAGAAAATAATAATTTAGATCCCCAATTCCCAGACTTCAATGATGGTGCAGATGGATTTCAAGCTATAGAGGACGATGATGACGTTCCATTCTAGGACAAGGAGGGGAAATTAGTGAGAAGAGGAAGAAAGAGAAAAAAGATTTGTAGCTTTTGTGCTAACAAAGTTAAAGAAATAGATTATAAAGATACTAAGTTTTTACAAAAGTATGTAACTGATAGAGGTAAAATTCTTCCAAGAAGAATAACTGGTAACTGTGCGCATCACCAAAGACAGTTAACTACAGCTATCAAAAGATCAAGAATTATGGCATTATTACCATTTACAGTTGGTGAATAAAAGAGATATACAAAAGAGGAGCAATATATTGCTTCTCTTTTTTTATATCAAGGAAATTAATAGATTTTATGGTAATAGCAAATATTACCATAAAGGTGTGGTATAATAGTAAAAACTAGGTTATATCATGGAATTGATATAATTTTGGATTATATATACATATCCCATGTATATTTGTTATAATGTATTAGGGAGGGAATAGTATGTCCTTTGGTGATAATGGTATAGATATTACAAAAAATATAAAGATAATAGAATGGCTAAAGAGTGAGCTGCTTTCTTCTATAGCGTCATTATTTGAGCTGCTAGTTAGAGGAATCAAGGGGAAGCAGGAAGCTATAGCTGATATCCTTGCTAATATTATTTTAGTTACCTATGTATTGGGAAGAAGACTGGGTATAAGCTATTCCAATTTGGATATGCGTGTCGATGATAAAATTAAACTAGGGGTTTTAGAAGATCATAAGGTTGAGAGCTGGTTCGGAGATCTATCAAGCTTAAAAAAACATATGGATAGAAATAGTAAATAATAGAAGCTTAGGGAGTGAATATATTTGAATACACGAAACAAAACTAGTGCAATGGTTGAATCAGCCTTGATAACAGCAATAGCCGTTATTTTCACTTTAGTCAGTATGTATATACCTGTTTTAAATGTATTATTAATGTTTCTACCGGCTCCTTTCATCGTAATTGGGGCAAAAAATGGATTGAAATATAACATACTGTCACTTATAGCAGCGGGGATCATGATAGGTACTTTTACAGGACCATTAAGAGCAGTGATATTTTTAGGAACCACTGGATTATCTTCGGCTTTTATGGGATATATGATTCAGAAAAAAAATTCATCCAATTTGATAATTCTTGTTGGAACTATTGCATCCATAGTAGGCATGATAATTAACTTTGCATTGATGCCTAAAATCTTTGGCTTCGGGCCTTTAGAAGCCTTAGAAAATACATTTGTTCAGGCTAGGGAAATGTATAAAGGATTCTCCGGATTTCCTGGTATAGATCCTGCCCAGCTGGATCAAGTTTTGAATGTTCTAGATCAAATGAAAAAGCTTGCTTTATTAGTATTCCCGTCTAGTATAATTGTTGCATCTGTAGTAACAACATATATAAACTATATTGCTTCAGGGGCCATTTTAAGAAGGACAGGCTTTGATATACGAAAGCCAAATAAATTATCCCATTTTAGGCTGCCGGCCAATTTTATGATGGGATCATTGGTAATAGTACTTTTGACTTATTTAGCAAATAGATTTAATATTGTCAAATCTGTTGCTTTAAATTTTAATATGATGCTTTTATTCCAAGAGATTTTTACACTACAAGGACTTGCAGTTGCTAGTTTCTTTTTGGAAAAAAATAATTTGGGTAATGGATTGAGAAGAACCATTTTAGTATTTGCCTATATTATACCGATTACAAGGGGTATTTCATTTTTCATGGGACTAACTGATGTTGTGCTTAATATAAGAAAACTTGAGAGCTAAGTTTGGAGTGTAATTATGAATAATAAAAGATTTCTTAAAATCTTGATGCCCGATACTAGGATTTATCTATGGATTATTGTGGTATTGGTTATGATTATATTTATTTATAATCCATATGTGGGAGCTTGTGGGATAGTTTTAATGGTATATCTAATTTATCATAATTGGAAATCCAATCATATACGTAAAAATAAATGGAAGAAGTATATTGAGAATTTATCTACAGAGATTGATTCAGTAGCAAGGTATTCCTTACTTAATTTACCCATACCCTTAACCATAGTAGAATTTGATGGAAATATATCATGGTATAATTCAAAATTTATCGATATGATGGAAGAGAAGGATATATTGGATAAAAATATAGAGGATATTGTACCTGCCATTGAGATCAATAAGCTTTTAGAAGAAGAAAAGGAAAAAATCAAAGATATAAAAATCAAGGATAAAATCTATCAAGTTCGTTACAATGTAGTAAAGCTCGATAATGAAAATGAGGAAAGATATATTATAATGTTGTATTGGATAGAAAATACTAATTTTTATAATCTAAAGACAAAGTATAATAATGAAAAACCCAATATAGCATTTATCCAGGTAGATAATTATGATGATGTTTTGAAAAAAACTGAGGAAGAATATAGACCTTTAGTTACTGCGGAAATAGATAGAAACATAAATTTATGGGTTTCAAGAATGAATGGATTAGTAAAAAAATATCAAAAAGATAAATATGTAGTTGTTTTTGAAAATAGATATCTTGATAATTTAGAGGCAAAAAAATTTACAATATTAGATGATATAAGGGAGCTTGATCTAGGAAATGAAATTCCACCAACACTAAGCATAGGTGTTGGTGTTAATGGGAAAAATTTAAGCCGTTTAGAAGAATTTGCGTCATCGGCTTTGGAATTAGCCTTAGGTAGAGGTGGAGATCAAGCTGTAGTTAGAAAGATAGATGCCTTTGAATTTTATGGTGGAAAAACTAAAGCAGTAGAAAAAAGAAATAAGGTGAAGGCCAGAATAATTGCCCATGCTTTGAGACAATTAATTGATCAAAGTAACAAGGTAATAATAATGGGTCATCAGTCTCCTGATATGGATAGCTTTGGTGCAGCAATAGGAGTATATAGGGCTGTAATCAATAGAGGGAAAAAGCCATACATAGTTATAAATGGAGTAAATGCAGCTATTGAAAATGTATACAATAAATTTAAAGGTAATGAAGAATATAAGTTTATAAGCAGTGATGAGGCCCTAGAGATTTTTGGTGAGAAGGATTTGATTGTGGTAGTAGATACCCATAGACCTAGCTTTACTGAGTGTCCAAGGCTCATAGATAACAGTGATAGAATAGTTCTTATAGACCACCATAGAAGGGGAACAGAGTTTATAGAAGATACGGTTCTTACCTATTTAGAACCCTATGCATCATCGACCTGTGAGCTTGTTACAGAGATTCTTCAATATATGGAAGCTAAAATAAATTTGGAAAAAATAGAAGCCGAGGCAATGCTAGGTGGAATAACTGTTGATACCAAGAATTTTGCCCTTAAAACCGGTGTAAGAACCTTTGAGGCGGCTTCCCTATTAAGAAGAGCTGGGGCAGATACCACAGAGGTAAGGCAGTTGTTTCAAGATGATCTAACTACATTTATAGCTAAGGCAAATGTGGTTAGAAATGCACAAATAGTTAAGGACAGTATAGCTATATCAGTATGCGATGAGAATATTAAGAATCCTCAATTAGTAGTTGCTCAAGGTGCAGACGAGCTTTTAAATATAAGAGGGATAAATACATCCTTTGTAATTGGAACTAAAGAAGATAATATAGTATTTATAAGTGGAAGATCTTTAGGTGAAATAAATGTACAAAGGATATTAGAAAAATTAGGGGGTGGAGGACATCTTACTGTAGCTGGGGCACAGCTAAAGGATGTGACCACCTATGAAGCAAAGAATATGCTAATAAATGTGATTGAAGAATACTTGGAGGAAGGTGAGAAGTAATGAAGGTAATATTACTAAAGGATATCAAAGGAACAGGGAAAAAGGGAGATGTCATCAATACAAGCGATGGACACGCAAGAAATTACTTGATTCCAAGGGGCTTGGCTAAAGAAGCAACCCAAGGTAACATAAAAAGTCTTAAAGCTCAGAAGGCATCTGAAAAGAAGAGACAAGATAATGAAGTAAATGAGGCAAAACAGCTGGCTGAAAAGATTTCTAATATAACGCTTAAA harbors:
- a CDS encoding CvpA family protein yields the protein MNWMDISVIIIIVISGLRGLSIGLVLSFFNIASYIVAGIIAKLYYSFVSVLIIENTNWFYRIQQFIIKNMKFLAKDSLQNQGATKENIFEMMNLPKIFEKLFMKSDAFAQYSEGSLYNINIYISELIAKVIIDLLSIIIIFIIARIALNILSTVLNGIASLPIIKQFNRLGGLIFGFIKGVLIVFILAAIMIPIVSISPSCFLANALENSIIAKSYYDHNVLLYMVKSIVTYGGSQMVNSF
- the yedF gene encoding sulfurtransferase-like selenium metabolism protein YedF; protein product: MKFEVDARGMQCPKPVIETKKAMEKVNEGTIITIVDNEIAKENVSKLAKSLSYDVNVQEVDGEYHVNIYKGILENDFIPKDMSSTRDLAILIGKDTMGEGSEELGNVLMKGYFYTLTEAKPYPKSILFINSAVKLTTEGSEVIDHIRKLEGEGVEILSCGTCLDYFNLKDKLVVGGVSNMYTIVEKMNDAKNTIRI
- a CDS encoding DUF3343 domain-containing protein, whose protein sequence is MEKEFYVIAFESTHYAIMVEKKLKDNYNIQTIPTPREITASCGLSIKFQGESLDGIIEELISQEINRDMLNIYRIERTANHKKAEKINWG
- a CDS encoding mechanosensitive ion channel family protein translates to MDTKVKQVFSTLTTKFSESLKAFTDPEKLSNILSDIIIIIVILVGTKIAIKIIKALIDKFFAEKDKFKLRLEENRVNTLKSILKSLVTYIIYFVSYASIFEIMGIPIKALITAAGIGGLAIGFGAQNLVKDIITGFFILFEDQFGVGDYIEVDGKTGVVEEMALRITKIRDFSGDLHIIPNGAINKVTNRCRGNMRAKVDMSIAYEENIERAIEVLNKASKQIKSESDDIIEGPIVLGVTEFGESDVVITIISKVKPMSQWAVERLMRKRFKEAFDMEAIEIPYPKRVIYNQAMDT
- a CDS encoding DUF951 domain-containing protein; protein product: MPMDLKVGDIVETRKQHPCGNNRFEIMRTGMDFRVRCLKCNKQIWIARAKLEKRIKKVEKENE
- a CDS encoding PLP-dependent aminotransferase family protein, with the translated sequence MAIKYSDRMEGIKASEIRELLKLTVRPEVISFAGGLPAPEVFPVEEMKKVSLKVLEESGQQALQYSPTEGFPPLREKIAKRMEQVGVFTAPDNILITNGSQQGLDFSGKIFLNPDDIVIVESPSYLGAINAFKAYQCKFLEIPTDDDGMIIEELEKALKANENIKMIYVIPDFQNPSGRTWSLDRRKRLIEIANKYDLPVVEDNPYGELRFEGKRLPSIKSLDTEGRVIFLGTFSKTFCPGLRIGWVCASDEVLNKYILVKQGADLQSNSMSQRELDAFLEVYDLDEHIEKIKKLYKGRRDLMLKTMKEHFPEEVKYTHPEGGLFTWAVLPEHINTRELMQKALKRNVAFVPGGSFFPNGGNENTMRINYSNMPEERIVEGIIILGEVIKEALSIK
- the rpsF gene encoding 30S ribosomal protein S6; protein product: MRKYEAMFILRPDLEEEKRNELIEKFKTIISNDGEVEEFNEWGLKKLAYEINKLKEGYYVLANFKANTDLPKELERNFRISDDVIRYMVINLEAK
- a CDS encoding single-stranded DNA-binding protein gives rise to the protein MNSVVLIGRLTRDPELRFTAGSGKAVATFSIAVDRPFSKNNEADFFRIVVWGKTGENCANYLAKGRLVGVQGRLQNNNYQTNTGEKRYSTEVVADRVEFLEWGNKRENNNLDPQFPDFNDGADGFQAIEDDDDVPF
- the rpsR gene encoding 30S ribosomal protein S18; amino-acid sequence: MRRGRKRKKICSFCANKVKEIDYKDTKFLQKYVTDRGKILPRRITGNCAHHQRQLTTAIKRSRIMALLPFTVGE
- a CDS encoding MazG-like family protein, which gives rise to MSFGDNGIDITKNIKIIEWLKSELLSSIASLFELLVRGIKGKQEAIADILANIILVTYVLGRRLGISYSNLDMRVDDKIKLGVLEDHKVESWFGDLSSLKKHMDRNSK
- a CDS encoding YybS family protein — encoded protein: MNTRNKTSAMVESALITAIAVIFTLVSMYIPVLNVLLMFLPAPFIVIGAKNGLKYNILSLIAAGIMIGTFTGPLRAVIFLGTTGLSSAFMGYMIQKKNSSNLIILVGTIASIVGMIINFALMPKIFGFGPLEALENTFVQAREMYKGFSGFPGIDPAQLDQVLNVLDQMKKLALLVFPSSIIVASVVTTYINYIASGAILRRTGFDIRKPNKLSHFRLPANFMMGSLVIVLLTYLANRFNIVKSVALNFNMMLLFQEIFTLQGLAVASFFLEKNNLGNGLRRTILVFAYIIPITRGISFFMGLTDVVLNIRKLES
- a CDS encoding DHH family phosphoesterase, translating into MNNKRFLKILMPDTRIYLWIIVVLVMIIFIYNPYVGACGIVLMVYLIYHNWKSNHIRKNKWKKYIENLSTEIDSVARYSLLNLPIPLTIVEFDGNISWYNSKFIDMMEEKDILDKNIEDIVPAIEINKLLEEEKEKIKDIKIKDKIYQVRYNVVKLDNENEERYIIMLYWIENTNFYNLKTKYNNEKPNIAFIQVDNYDDVLKKTEEEYRPLVTAEIDRNINLWVSRMNGLVKKYQKDKYVVVFENRYLDNLEAKKFTILDDIRELDLGNEIPPTLSIGVGVNGKNLSRLEEFASSALELALGRGGDQAVVRKIDAFEFYGGKTKAVEKRNKVKARIIAHALRQLIDQSNKVIIMGHQSPDMDSFGAAIGVYRAVINRGKKPYIVINGVNAAIENVYNKFKGNEEYKFISSDEALEIFGEKDLIVVVDTHRPSFTECPRLIDNSDRIVLIDHHRRGTEFIEDTVLTYLEPYASSTCELVTEILQYMEAKINLEKIEAEAMLGGITVDTKNFALKTGVRTFEAASLLRRAGADTTEVRQLFQDDLTTFIAKANVVRNAQIVKDSIAISVCDENIKNPQLVVAQGADELLNIRGINTSFVIGTKEDNIVFISGRSLGEINVQRILEKLGGGGHLTVAGAQLKDVTTYEAKNMLINVIEEYLEEGEK
- the rplI gene encoding 50S ribosomal protein L9 translates to MKVILLKDIKGTGKKGDVINTSDGHARNYLIPRGLAKEATQGNIKSLKAQKASEKKRQDNEVNEAKQLAEKISNITLKFKSKAGDGGKLFGSITTKDIAAKLKKDHKINIDKRKMVLDGHIKELGAIYVEVKVYPEISAKMKIEVTAE